TTTTTATGAAATCAACTCCGTTGCTAGATCTTTCTAATTCGAAATGTGAGAAATTCCATTCACTTGCTGTAGCCCAATGAATGTCCGATATCTGCTGGTTACTGGCAACATCAAAATCTACCAACTCTACAGGTAAAATCGCTAGGTCATCGCCTATTAAAGCTGGCCCTTGTATATCTCCAAACAACCCCATATGATAAGAAGACAACTTACCAATATAAATATCTTGATAGAGCTTTTCATCCCAAGCCGTTCCTCCATCATTTATGAACAAGATATCTCCTGTATCTTCTACTTTCAAGAATGAGTTTTCAGGTAACCTCAACCTTGACATATTAGTTGCTCCACCTCTACCTAATCTAAACTGAAGAATCCCTTTTATTACAATCCCCATTGGAAGGTTGTCAGCCGAAAGGCTTTCGTAATAATCAACCAAAGAATTGACAACCACTACATGTCCTTGGTTAATTACTATGGCATCTCCAGCTTTTGGCACAGCTGGTTGTCCATCACAATTCCAAGTGTTTTGGTTGCCCCATACACCACTACTCACACTTGCACAAATGCCAGCCAGAGTTGCCTTTGCCACCATTAGAATAGCAAAGAGAAACAAGTATTTCTTGTCAAAGAAAAACATACACGATACTTTTTGTAAAAACTACTTGATATTTAGCATATTACATACTGGCTTGACTGGTAAATGCAGTAGAGTTTTATAGTAAATATTGAGAAGGTGATATAATAAAGTGCAGGCTATTATATGGAAAAGGTTTAATCAAAGATATGTTATATGCATATTATATCAATAGTAAGCCTATTATTTTTTTATTAATATATATCTTTGAAGAAAGTGTGCATGCTACTTATGGAGCTCTTCATAAAGGTAAAATAGCTGTTATCATTAAAAAAATAAGGAATGGTTCCTTTTTTAAAACAATGTATTTTCATATGAGCGATAATAAGTTTTCTAACGATAGAATTTTGGAAATAACCGTTACAACATTCTCTGTTTTTATTATATTACTCTTGTTTTTGAAAATCATATTCTTCTAGATAATTAATGTTGATTGGAGCAGGAAAAATCGAAAAGCTAAAAGGTTGGTTATTAGACGAGCTGTATCAAAAAAAGCTTCAATCTACTACTGGATTTATCCTGTTATTGGTGATGTCGATATTGACCACTTTCATCATCACCAAAACCCCATCTACATTTGGGTTATTCATTATAGGAGGCCTTGTGGGGTGCTTGGTACTTATATTAGCTTTTGTAGATAGTTTTTTTGCTCTCACTTTGGCAATTATTGTGTCTATCGTTGGCAACCCTATCCATAAGTATTTGCTAAGACCTATCCCTTTTGGGGTATTGGTCGATGTATTGATCATGATCAACTTCATTGGTTGTATAAGTATGCAGTTACGGGAAAAGAGGTGGAACACTAAAACCATTATGCATCCTGTCACTTTCGTCCAGATTATATTTACCCTGTATATGATGCTGCAATTTTTTAACACAAACATGCACTCTCATCAAGGGTATTTTGGTGTAGCAAGACGAATACCTGTTTTTTTAGCTGTATACTTCATTGCTATATACAACTTAAACAATATCAAATTTCTCAAAAAGTTTATTGTTTTTTGGTTGGTAGTTGCCCTCATAACTGCATTCTATGCTTTTTACCAAGAGTTTGCAGGAATAACAAACTATGAGCTGAGGTATTATAATTCAAATGAAAAAGCCTTGAAGCTAGTGTTTATTGGTGGGAGGTTTCGGAAGTTTTCCTTTTTCAACGACCCTACTTCTTTTGGTATCTTTATGGCTATCTCAGGCCTGCTTTTCATGGTATTATCTATGGGTCCATTTAAAACCAGAATCAAAATAGGACTATTTATTAGTTCACTTATCATGTTTATCGCCATGGCATTTTCTGGTACCCGTACCGCATATGCAATCGTACCTATTGGAATTGTGATATTTGCTCTAATGACAATTACGCATAAAAGAACATTGATCATTGCATCGTTTTTTACAGTAGTAATGGCAGTGATTCTTTACGGACCTTTCTATGGAAACCGAACGATTAACCGAATTCGCTCTACCTTTAAGTTTTCAGAAGATGCATCGCTGAATGTCCGAGATGTGAATAGGGCTTTTATCCAACCTTATATTTACGAACATCCTTTTGGGGGAGGGGTAGCGACCAGCGGTGTTCCAGGAAAAATTTTCAACCCTAACCACTACTTAGCAGGATTTCCACCCGACAGTGCTTACTTACAAACAGCTATGGAACTAGGGTGGATAGGACTTTTCCTAATGCTACTAGTAGCTTATGTAAATATGCGAACAACAATTAAAGGATATTATAGGTCCTACGACCCAAAAATAAAGACTTATTACCTTAGCTTTGCAACAGTTATTTTCACCATTATAGTAGCCCAATACGCCCAATATGCGCTTTCTTTTACCAATAGGCTATTCTATATGATATTACTAGCTTGTATAGTCAAACTTATTGACTTTGATAAGAAACCTGATTCGATTGAACCCCAACCTTCACAATGATACGGAATTTGATCAACCTTAAGAATATCAATATTTATCATATTTGGCTGCTGAGCATTCTTTTTTTTGTCGCACATATTCCCGCTATTTTCAATAATCATGGTAATGTAAATGCCTACGTTCTATTTACCCAAGCATTATTGGATGGAAAATTGTACCTGCCTCAAATTGAAGGGTATCACTATCTTGATCTTATCCATTTTGAAGGAAAGTATTATCTTCCATACCCACCCTTTCCAGCTATTTTTTTATTGCCGTTTGCAGCTGTGTTTGGTGCAGAGAGCATCAACCCTGTATTGGTCTGTATGCTGCTTACCTGTGTTAACTTTTTTATTTTTTATACCATTCTGAAGCGACTCAATATTTCTGGAGAAAACCGACTCTGGATGATACTAGCTTTCTTTTTTGGTACAGGATACTGGTTTGTGCTTATCACCTCACATCATGTATATGGGTTCGCTCATATTTCCTGTATTACCATGATTTTGTTAGGCATGAGCGAGCTATTTGGCAAAAGGAGAGGCTGGATTATCGGCATATGTTTAGGGGGAGCCTTCTTATCGAGGCAAATGAGCGTATTTACCGGAATTTTATTTTTGTATATCCTTATTGAAAAAGAAATAAAAAAGGAAAAGCCCAACTTCACAAACCCAATTAGTTTTGCCCTCTCGTCCTGTATGTTTCTATTCATATATTTCTGGTACAACTATACAAGATTCGGTGATTTTATGAATACAGGATATGAATACATCGCATATATAGAACCAATGAAAGCGAGAGTGGAGGAGTATGGTGTATTTAGCCTAAAATACTTTTTGTTTAATTTTTACACTATGTTCATCAAAGGGCATAACATCCATTTTACAGGAGAAGGGCTATTGAATATAAAAGGGATGGATCTTTTTGGCTCATCTTTGATCAGCGCCAGCCCTTTTGTGTTATTTGCCTTCAGAACTAACTGGAAAAAAGGATATGTAATTTCTACCGTTGTGGCAATCATCATTATTCTTACAGGTCTACTACTGTACCATAACAACGGGTTTCACCAAGTAAATACCAATAGGTTTGCTCTAGATTTTATGCCTATCTTATTTCTTTTGATTGTACATAGCCTTGCAAAAATACCAACATGGCTTATTAGGTTTACCGTTAGCTATGCTATAGTTATCAATATTATCAGCTTTATTATTCACATGATTTACCAATAGAAATGGAAACCCTTTCTACTAAAAACACTACTTTCAAGACATCAATTGAGCTTTTACTCATTATTGGGTTTGCAGCTATCCCTCTTGTTTTCCCTGAAATGCCTTATAGGGTAAACATCTACCTTTCGTGGGAAGGAGCTTTTAGACTATACGAAGGGCAATTGCCTTATAGAGATTTTGGCTTGCCTATGGGTGTTGTGTACTGGGTAATACCTGCTCTGTTTTTCAAACTATTTGGTCCTTATCTCATTACTCTCATAAAAGCCCAAGTATTTATAAATATAGTAGCGGCTTTTGCTTTTAGAGATATACTCAAATTATTCAAGCTAAGCTTTGGCGAAAGAGCCCTTGCCCTCATAATCTTTGGCATTTCTTATGTGATGTTCAATTATTGGCCCTGGTACAACCATTCGGTAATTGTGTATGAAATCATTTCCTTGGCTTTCATAGTCAGGTTTGCTTTTAGCGATAAGAAATCAAAAAAGCTTTTGTATTTGATAATCGGGGCTGTGTTTGCCTTCATTTGTTTTTTTACAAAGCAAGATGGAGGAGGAATGGGTTTTATAATTTGTCTTGCTATTGTAGCTTATACTTCTATTATCGAAAGGAACTTTATGTTTCCTATATACTACATAGGAGTTTTTGCCATTTTGCTTACCTCAACTATATTGATATTTAAAGGCTTCGATTTTGGCTATTGGTTCAACTATGGGCAGCCCCCGCATTACTCAAGGGTATCTGCTGCAGATATAATTGAGGACTTTTTAGCCAAGTCGTTTTGGGAAAAATTTTACCTAGGGCTAATGATTATGATCCTCATTACCCAAATCACAAGCTTCAAAACTTTTCTTGCCGACAAGCAGAAGTTCCTTTTTGCTTTGTTTTCATTCGCCATAGTAGGGGAGGCCCTTGTGTTCCAAGTTACCAGCTACGTACCTGCCAATGGGCATATATTTTTCCATAGCTTTGCATTTGCATACATCATTCATTTCATAGGACCTAAGCTCAACGTTGACCGCTTTCCCAACCTTATAGTCTATAGTCTTTGCTTGCTTATGTGGTGGAGCTCTCCGCATTGGCGACTTATTCAACCTTTTTATGCAAAAGTCACCCCTTTCAAGAAAAAAGAGAACACTAAGATTGTATCAAAGAATTCGTACATAAAAAAAGGAGAGGGGGGAGCAAGTAACCAGCCATGGGTTTCCACTCCCGAATGGGCTGCTTTCAAAGGAATGAAAATGCCCCAAGAAACCAAGCAAGGAATCATCGACATACTGAACTTAGAAATAGTAAAAGAAAAAGGAGAACATCTTAAGGTTCTCAATATGTCAGAACTTACTCCTTTGGCACATACCATAGGATACGACCTACCCAAAAGCAGTCAACAACCTCTTTGGTACCACCAAGGTGTAGGATTGTTCGATAGGGAAATTGAATACCTCTGCCAAACCATTATAAACGGGGAATATGACATGGTTTTGTTTGAGGAGATTCCTGAGCTAAACAATTTTTACCCTCCTAAAGTACAAGAATGTCTAAAGGAACATTACAAATTAGCCAACAGGTTTACAGCCCCTCGCCGTAATGAACCTGGTGTCGTTGAGGTTTACCTTAAGAATTAATTTTTCGCTCGGAGGAGCTGTTCTTTGTTCAGTAACTTATACTCACATTCTATAGGAAAATGAGCGGAAAGGTAGTTATCGGAATAGGTAATAAACTTTGTAGGCTTCAAATTCTTGGTATGAAACTGATGATCGATCCTTAGAAAAAATAATGATCTCCCATTATAGGTAAACCCAAAGCCATTTCCCGCTTCTTCAAAAGAATTATCAATTCTATCTTTTATATATAGATACGAGTATGTGTAAGGTATTTCGTTGAAGTCTCCGCATAACACAACTTCATAAGGTGAAGAATTGATAAACTCCGTGATCAGGCTAAGTTGATCTTCCCTTCTTATTGCCCCATGCTTAATTCTGCTGAGTTTATCTCTGATGGCACTAGCGGATCCTTCTTTAAGATTCATGGATTGTAGATGAGTATTAATAATACGGATAGTATCTGAATGGACTACCACATCGGCATAAGCAGATGCATTATATAAGTTATTACTCATAAAAAGCTCACCAGAATTTACGATAGGAAACTTAGAAAAAATCACCATTCCTCTTTTTACTCCGTTCTTATGAGCAGGTTTTGACAAAAAGAAATAATCATAGCCTCCACGCTTAGTAATGGCTTCTATGGAATTAAAAATATCAGAATTCTCATCATTATAAAACTCTTGGATACACTTAATATCAGCGTCGTTTTTACTCAACCAATCTTTAAGCAGTATCCCCCTTTGTTGGAGATCTGGGCTATAATAACTTTTTGTAAAAATAGGACCTACATTAAAAAAACTGGCATTATAACTTAATACCTTGAACTTATATGAATCAAGCTCTTCATCATCTGCTGAGTTAACCACATAGGTAGAAAGCACAAAAGGATAACAAAACAACAAAAAAACACTAGTTAGTATAAACTTTAACCACCTTGTTCTCAGTAAGTAATAGGTGAACAGTAATATATTCACTCCAATTACTGGTAAAATGAGTAAAGAGAGAAAATATGCTGGCCAAAAGTGGGAAGGAGGAATGATGGTACTCACTAAAACCGTGATACTTCCTAGTAATAAAACATATCCCAATATACTTTTTTTACTTGTTTTTATCATTGTTAGTACGCCTCTTCTAGTGGAATGCCTATCAGCATTTCTAGTTGGGCTTTTGCTATTTGAAAATCTGCTTCGGATGAATACCTTTTTAGAAGTTCGTTGTTATAAGTCTTTAGCGACTCGCTATAATCATCTAAACTTACTTCTCCATTCTTAAACTTCTGCTCAACTATCAGATGCTTTGAATACTCGTCTTCTACCAGTTGTTGAATTAGTTTATACTGATTTCTATACATATTGAACCGTTGATACTGCTCTATAACCAAGGCCCTTACTTGTAACTTTTGTAGCTTTATGTTTTCGGCTGCTATTTCTGTTTCAATTTTAGCTATTTGGTTACCATATTTTTGTTCGGTAAAAATTCCCAAAGGAATCATGACACTAAAGTTGTACCTAGGGTAGAACACATTATTGTTGAAATTTTCAGGAGGATTTATAGTAGCCTCATTGAGGTTTCCTTGTATTTTAACTTGGTTCAACCATTTGCTTTTTTGCATTTTTTCTTGGTACACCTTCATTTGCCTTTGCTTCTCCAAAATAGAATTACCAGGGTTGTTTTTCCAAGCCAACCTCACAAGGTGCTCTTGAATCCCTACTGAATCTATTTCATCGGGAAGTATTATTTTGTTGTAATCTACATCTTGAGAAAAGGCCAAAAGTGGCAAGAAGCAATAATATAACAATACAGATAGAAATTTTACCTGTATTTTGACATGTATGTTTTTTAACATTTTAAATGGTTAATTTTAAGAATTATTAACAACAACAGCACGGAAATTGATCATATATTAGTTATAAAGCTGCATGTCATGATTGCATTAATACCAACCTTTCCAATACAACTTTACTCACAATTTTAAGAAGATAACTACCCTCTGACTTATGTCTGCAGGATAATTGATTACTAACGCTATGTGTTTGCTTCCAGGGCCTGTTGACATCACAGTAAAAATATAATATATATCGATATCAACAACTCCAATCATATGTCTAACACTTTAATAAAAATTATGTATACAAAATACTTATTTCCTATGAAAATACCTACCGTGTATTGTTACATTGGTTTAGTTATTTTGTTGCTAAACACAAACAACTTGATGGCCCAAGACGTGGCCAACCAGACTACCAAGCAAACTTCTGGTGGAACTTCTTACCTCGAATACTTACCCGAGGATTATGCGACTTCTGGTGAAGATTATCCCGTGATGATCTTTTTACATGGCCTTGGAGAAAAAGGCAGCGACATAACAAAGGTTGCTACCCATGGACCTCCGAAACATATTAAGAATGGAAACAAGATGACCTTCGAAGTCGATGGAGAAACATTCAGTTTTATTGTTATTTCACCACAACTCAAAGGTAATTATGGAAACTGGCCCACTAATTATGTAAAAGAAGTATTTGACCACGTAAAAAACATCTACAGAATAGATGAAAATAGAATTTATATCACAGGGCTTAGCCTTGGAGGAGGTGGTACTTGGAACTTTGCAGTAAACTACCCTGAAGAAATTGCCGCTATAGCGGCAATTTGTGGTACAACTCAAGGATATACTGCTGCAAATGCTTGCAAAATAGGATCAGCTAATCTTCCTGTATGGGCTTTTCATGGAGAAAACGACGGAACTGTTTCACCTAATGCATCTAAAAACTGGGTAAATTCAATCAATGCATGCAACCCAGATCCTCTTGCGCTCCTTACCCTTTACCCAGGAATTGCTCATAATGCATGGGACAGAGCCTACCAACCAGACCATCAGTTCCACAACCCAAATGTTTACGAATGGCTGCTATCATACAATAAAAATAAAGTTTACGTAGGCACCGGAAGCA
This genomic window from Flammeovirgaceae bacterium SG7u.111 contains:
- a CDS encoding TolC family protein, which produces MLKNIHVKIQVKFLSVLLYYCFLPLLAFSQDVDYNKIILPDEIDSVGIQEHLVRLAWKNNPGNSILEKQRQMKVYQEKMQKSKWLNQVKIQGNLNEATINPPENFNNNVFYPRYNFSVMIPLGIFTEQKYGNQIAKIETEIAAENIKLQKLQVRALVIEQYQRFNMYRNQYKLIQQLVEDEYSKHLIVEQKFKNGEVSLDDYSESLKTYNNELLKRYSSEADFQIAKAQLEMLIGIPLEEAY
- a CDS encoding T9SS type A sorting domain-containing protein; the protein is MFFFDKKYLFLFAILMVAKATLAGICASVSSGVWGNQNTWNCDGQPAVPKAGDAIVINQGHVVVVNSLVDYYESLSADNLPMGIVIKGILQFRLGRGGATNMSRLRLPENSFLKVEDTGDILFINDGGTAWDEKLYQDIYIGKLSSYHMGLFGDIQGPALIGDDLAILPVELVDFDVASNQQISDIHWATASEWNFSHFELERSSNGVDFIKIAKILSKGADGGGDNYAYSDFNSESGSVYYRLKIINQDGSFSYSKVISIANSFKNEGLVTFPNPAPNGQFSIYFSEAVNKEVDVYIFDAMGREVLAETIVFGKSTFPISFSRELEAGFYTIRVRLDGHTFTKQMIFN
- a CDS encoding O-antigen ligase family protein — encoded protein: MLIGAGKIEKLKGWLLDELYQKKLQSTTGFILLLVMSILTTFIITKTPSTFGLFIIGGLVGCLVLILAFVDSFFALTLAIIVSIVGNPIHKYLLRPIPFGVLVDVLIMINFIGCISMQLREKRWNTKTIMHPVTFVQIIFTLYMMLQFFNTNMHSHQGYFGVARRIPVFLAVYFIAIYNLNNIKFLKKFIVFWLVVALITAFYAFYQEFAGITNYELRYYNSNEKALKLVFIGGRFRKFSFFNDPTSFGIFMAISGLLFMVLSMGPFKTRIKIGLFISSLIMFIAMAFSGTRTAYAIVPIGIVIFALMTITHKRTLIIASFFTVVMAVILYGPFYGNRTINRIRSTFKFSEDASLNVRDVNRAFIQPYIYEHPFGGGVATSGVPGKIFNPNHYLAGFPPDSAYLQTAMELGWIGLFLMLLVAYVNMRTTIKGYYRSYDPKIKTYYLSFATVIFTIIVAQYAQYALSFTNRLFYMILLACIVKLIDFDKKPDSIEPQPSQ
- a CDS encoding endonuclease/exonuclease/phosphatase family protein yields the protein MIKTSKKSILGYVLLLGSITVLVSTIIPPSHFWPAYFLSLLILPVIGVNILLFTYYLLRTRWLKFILTSVFLLFCYPFVLSTYVVNSADDEELDSYKFKVLSYNASFFNVGPIFTKSYYSPDLQQRGILLKDWLSKNDADIKCIQEFYNDENSDIFNSIEAITKRGGYDYFFLSKPAHKNGVKRGMVIFSKFPIVNSGELFMSNNLYNASAYADVVVHSDTIRIINTHLQSMNLKEGSASAIRDKLSRIKHGAIRREDQLSLITEFINSSPYEVVLCGDFNEIPYTYSYLYIKDRIDNSFEEAGNGFGFTYNGRSLFFLRIDHQFHTKNLKPTKFITYSDNYLSAHFPIECEYKLLNKEQLLRAKN